The genomic DNA AATGTTCATATGACAGAAAAATTTTAATCGAAACAGCGGAATTTTCCGGCAGGATAAAAAATTAAAGTTTTTAAAATATCTTCCGATATGATTTTATAGTAAATACAGTAAATAAATTTTGTTGATATTTTGGGTGTTTTTTTTCTTGACAATGCAAAAATACTATGCTAAAGTTTGACACTGAATAAAGAATAAATTAACATATTTAGCTCGTCTTCTGCAATATTTTATAGATTGTAAATTGAGGAAAGGAGGCGGTATAAAAGAAGAAAACCTTTAATGTTTTGTTCTGCTTGGTATAAGCAAAATTAGGGAATATCAAAATCTCAAAAAAGCTGAAAGGGTAATATATATATTCTCTGTGTAATAAACAATAAGTAAAAAGGAGGAAGCGAAAAATGAGAAAACTCAGTATAACAATGTTAGCAGTAGTAATGATTATGGGATTGGCTGGTTTATCAAGTGCCGCCGATGTGAAAATCAGCGGGAAGGTTGATGTTCGGCAAAATCTGGGCGGTTTGAGTGTAACAGAAACGGGTTATAATCTAAAAGCGTTTGATCTCCGTGAGGCAAGATTAATAGCAAAGGCTACTATTACTGATAAAATCAGCGCGCAGATTTCTAACAATTTTGATGGTGCAGGTGTTGCCACATTAGAAACCAATAATCCCGGTTTAGGTGATACTTATATAAATATTGCTCTTGGCGGCGGTAATTTGTTAATTGGCCAGACAAATGTACCGGGGTATGCTATAAGAGAAACTTTTATTAACAAGGAAATATTTGTCGGCAGGCTGACAGGTAACGCGATGAACCAGATCCGTTACAGCGGTAAAGCGGATGTAGTTTCGTATGCTATCGCAGTTGTTGACGGTACTCTAAATACTAAGGGAGCTACCACAAAAGATGTTGTAGTGAATGTCGGCGCTGATGTTTCAGGTGTAAATTTAGGCGCTACATATAATTTTGACAGTAATGATGATGTTGGCGGAAAAAATTCGTTTTTTGCCGCTAATGTGGGATATGCGTTGAATCCCGTGGATTTAACAGTCCAATTTATCGGCGGGCTCGATGACACTATCGCCGGCGCAACTGATATATCAGACGCCGCTAAATCAGCTCCAAAGAGTGAAATAGTTTTAGATGTTGGTTATAAAATTAATGAAAAACACAGTTTAAACGTTGGTTATGATATGTTTGGAAAAACAAATGCGGTTATTGTAAAAGGCAACTGCAAAATAGCCGATGGAGTTACAGGAATTTTAAGGGCGGATATTGTGAGTAAAAAATATTTAGAATCTGCCGCGGCAAGAGCAGCAGCGAATAATATTTCACTAGGCGTCGCAGCTGAGTTTTAATTAAATTTTTTCGTATAATAAAAAGGCCTCCCGGTTATAACCGGGAGGCCTTTTTTAATTGGTTTATTTTCTTGACAAATTGAATTTTATTGTTATAATATTTCCAGCCTTTAAACCGGTTCAGTGAAACTGGAAAGGGAAAATTATGAAAAATATAAATTTAGAATTATATAAAAAACCTTCCTATTGAAAACATAGGAAGGTTTTTTTTTGCAGGAAACTATGGAAAAAGAAACCCAGGTAATAGATGCTGAAATTCTGAACAGGACAATTAACAGAATGGCCCATGAGATATTGGAAAGAAACAAGGATATTGGGAACCTTGTAATTGTCGGGATACAGACAAGGGGTTATTATTTTGCGAGGAGGCTTTCCTGGAAAATTAAAGAAATTATCAGGCAGGACCTGCCCCTTGGGGCTTTAGATATAACCCTTTACAGGGATGATACGTCGAGCGGGATTAATAATCCTGTCGTAAAAAAGACTGATATTTCTTTTGACATCCGGGACAAAAAAATTATCCTGGTTGACGAAGTAATTTTCACAGGAAGGACAATTCGCGCGGCGTTAGACGCGCTGATTGATTTCGGAAGGCCGAGGGGAATTCAATTGGCTGTTATGGTTGACAGGGGCCACAGGGAGCTTCCTATCAAACCGGATTATGTGGGGAAAAATGTGCCGACTTCGCTGGATGAAAAAATAGTGGTCAGGTTTGCTGAACTGGATGGGAAGGATGAAATTGTAGTGGTAAAGAATAATGAAACAAGGGGTTCATGACCCCTTGTCTTAATAATATAGGAGTCTGATGCAGTTAAAATCAAAAGATTTACTTGGTCTGGAATGTATTTCCCGGGAAGAAATTGAGTTGATTTTAGAAACGGCAAAGTTATTCGAGGAAGTTTCCGGCAGGGACATTAAAAAGGTTCCCACGTTACGCGGGAAAACTATAATTAACCTGTTCTTTGAGGCAAGCACCCGCACGAGGACTTCATTTGAACTGGCAGGAAAACGCTTGAGCGGGGATATGATAAATATACAGGTAAGCACCAGCAGTGTTACAAAAGGGGAGACTTTATTGGATACAGGTAAGACACTGGAAGCGATGAACGCGGACATTGTTATTATACGGCATTCTTCGTCGGGAGCGCCGCATTTTTTAGCGAAATATTCAAAATTTTCGGTAATTAATGCAGGTGATGGAATGCATGAACACCCGACACAGGCTTTGCTTGATATGTTCACGATAATAAAAAGGAAGAAAAAAATAGAAGGCCTTAAAATAGTAATAGTCGGAGATATATTTCACAGCAGGGTGGCGCGTTCAAATATCTGGGGAATGAAAAAACTGGGAGCGGAAATAACAGTGGTGTCGCCGCCGACTTTTATTCCCCGCGGTATCGAAAAAATGGGAGTGGAAATTTCTTATAATTTTGATGAATCTATAAAAAATGCAGATGTGATTTATCTTTTAAGAATCCAGCAGGAAAGGCAAAAAAGCGGTTTTTTACCAAGCATAAGAGAATATTCCAGGTTTTTTGGTTTAAACCACGAGCGGCTTTCCCTGGCTAAAAAGGATGTTTTAGTAATGCATCCCGGTCCCATTAACAGAGGCGTGGAAATTTCTCCGGAAGTGGCTGATGGGCCGTTTTCTTTGATAAATGAACAAGTAACAAGCGGTGTGGCTGTCAGAATGGCTGTGCTGTATCTGCTGGGAACGAGAAAATAGAAATAAAAAACGGTTTAAACCGTTTAAACCGTTTAAACCGTTCAAACAGTTTAAACGGAAGGGAATTATGAATTTATTATTAAAAAATGGCCGTGTAATCGATCCATCTCAAAAAATTGACGCTAAATTAGATATTTTGATTGAGAAGGGGAAAATTGTTGAAATAGGCCATAAACTCGACAACAAAACCAAAGATATTATTGATCTTAGCGGTAAAATAATTTGTCCCGGATTTCTTGATATTCATGTCCATCTGAGAGAACCTGGTTATGAATATAAAGAAACAATAAAGACAGGCAGTTACGCTGCCGCGCATGGCGGTTTTACTTCGATTGCATGTATGCCTAATACCAATCCTGTTGCGGATAATCAGGAGGTAATCAGGTTTATAACAAGCCGCGCCAAAGAAGAAGGAATAGTAAATGTTTTCCCGGTTGGAGCAATTTCTAAAGGTTTAAAAGGCGAAGAATTGACAGAAATGGGAGAACTTTTTGAAAGCGGTGTCAAGGCGTTATCTGATGACGGTAAATGCATTCAGAATGCGGATTTAATCCGCCGGGCGTTTGAATATGCGAAATTATTTGACCTTAATATTATATCCCATTGTGAGGATTTTAATCTCTCGAAGGACGGGATGATAAATGAAGGTTTTATCTCTACAAAACTTGGTTTAATCGGAATACCGAAGGCCGCGGAGGAGGTTATAGTAGCAAGGGATATTCAATTGGCCGAATTTACAAAAAGCAAACTGCATATTGCCCATATAAGTTCATTTTATTCAGTTGAACTGGTTAGAAATGCGAAAAAACGCGGAGTAAATGTGACAGCGGAAGTTACGCCGCACCACCTGGTTTTAGATGAAAGCCTTGCCGAAGGATATGATACCAATACAAAGGTAAACCCGCCTTTACGCGGGGAAGATGACCGCGTTGCCCTGGTTGAAGGATTAAGAGACGGGACAATTGATTGTATTGCCAGTGACCACGCCCCCCACGCAAGGACTGATAAAGAAGTGGAATATGACCGTGCGGCATTTGGGATTGCGGGGCTTGAAACGTCAATCTCTGTTATTTTAAGTGAATTAGTCCACCGGAAAAAAATAACGCTTACAGAAATGGTTGAAAAGTTTACATTGAATCCGTCCCGGGTTTTAAATCTGGATAAAGGTATATTGCAAAAAGGGAAAAAAGCTGATATTACAGT from bacterium includes the following:
- the pyrR gene encoding bifunctional pyr operon transcriptional regulator/uracil phosphoribosyltransferase PyrR — protein: MEKETQVIDAEILNRTINRMAHEILERNKDIGNLVIVGIQTRGYYFARRLSWKIKEIIRQDLPLGALDITLYRDDTSSGINNPVVKKTDISFDIRDKKIILVDEVIFTGRTIRAALDALIDFGRPRGIQLAVMVDRGHRELPIKPDYVGKNVPTSLDEKIVVRFAELDGKDEIVVVKNNETRGS
- a CDS encoding aspartate carbamoyltransferase catalytic subunit, which codes for MQLKSKDLLGLECISREEIELILETAKLFEEVSGRDIKKVPTLRGKTIINLFFEASTRTRTSFELAGKRLSGDMINIQVSTSSVTKGETLLDTGKTLEAMNADIVIIRHSSSGAPHFLAKYSKFSVINAGDGMHEHPTQALLDMFTIIKRKKKIEGLKIVIVGDIFHSRVARSNIWGMKKLGAEITVVSPPTFIPRGIEKMGVEISYNFDESIKNADVIYLLRIQQERQKSGFLPSIREYSRFFGLNHERLSLAKKDVLVMHPGPINRGVEISPEVADGPFSLINEQVTSGVAVRMAVLYLLGTRK
- a CDS encoding dihydroorotase; this translates as MNLLLKNGRVIDPSQKIDAKLDILIEKGKIVEIGHKLDNKTKDIIDLSGKIICPGFLDIHVHLREPGYEYKETIKTGSYAAAHGGFTSIACMPNTNPVADNQEVIRFITSRAKEEGIVNVFPVGAISKGLKGEELTEMGELFESGVKALSDDGKCIQNADLIRRAFEYAKLFDLNIISHCEDFNLSKDGMINEGFISTKLGLIGIPKAAEEVIVARDIQLAEFTKSKLHIAHISSFYSVELVRNAKKRGVNVTAEVTPHHLVLDESLAEGYDTNTKVNPPLRGEDDRVALVEGLRDGTIDCIASDHAPHARTDKEVEYDRAAFGIAGLETSISVILSELVHRKKITLTEMVEKFTLNPSRVLNLDKGILQKGKKADITVLDLEKESIVNPDLFFSKGRNTPFAGWKVKGMPVMTIVNGEIVMQDGRVKEKI